Sequence from the Amycolatopsis sp. NBC_00345 genome:
GCAGCCGGGTGAAACTGGCCGACGCCCTCCGCCGCTGACCCCGCCGCTTCAAGGGCTCGTGAGTGTTTATGACGGTTCTAACCGTCATAAACACTCACGAGCCCTTTGCGGTGCTGGCCCCTAGGTGGCCGGTTCCGGGTATCTCCCTGATGGCGGACCGGCCGGCAGCCGAAAGACTCGTTGGCATGAAAAGAAATCCGCTGGTCCGCGGGCTCGCCGCGACGATGGCCGCCGCCACCCTGCTGTCCGTGACGGCCGCGCCGGCCGCGTTCGCCGCCACACCCGGGTCGGTGTCGCAGCCCGCCGCCGCCGTGAGGACCCCGCTCCCGCCGTTGAACCCCGCGGCCCTGCGAGCCGCGATCGCCGGGCTGCCGAACGCCGACGAGACGGGGGCGCTGCTGCAGGTCCGCGGCCCGGCGGGGCCTGGACCGGCACGTCCGGGACGGCTGACCTGAGTACCGGGGCACCCGTCCCGGCCGACGCGCACTTCCGGATCGGCAGCATCACCAAGACGTTCACCGCCGTCCTCGTGATGCAGCTGGCCGCGGAGCACCGCGTCGACCTCGACACGCCGGTGCAGCGGTACCTGCCGGGGCTGCTGCCCGCGGACTACCCGCCGATCACCGTCGCCCAGCTGCTGAACCACACCAGCGGCCTGCCCGGCGTCGACCTGCCCAACGATCCACAGTGGATCGTCGATCACCGGTACACCGTGTTCACCCCGGAGCAGGTGCTGGCCACGGCGCTGCGGCACCCGATCGTCTTCACCCCGGGCAGCGCGCAGCAGTACACGAACACCGGATACCTGGTCGCGGGCCTGCTGGTGGAAAAGCTGACCGGCCGCCCGTACGCCGAGGTGATGCGCGACCGCGTGATCCGGCCGCTGGGCCTGCGTGAGACCTCCGTGCCGGGGAACGACCCGGACCTGCCCGCGCCGTACGCGCACGG
This genomic interval carries:
- a CDS encoding serine hydrolase domain-containing protein; amino-acid sequence: MAGSGYLPDGGPAGSRKTRWHEKKSAGPRARRDDGRRHPAVRDGRAGRVRRHTRVGVAARRRREDPAPAVEPRGPASRDRRAAERRRDGGAAAGPRPGGAWTGTSGTADLSTGAPVPADAHFRIGSITKTFTAVLVMQLAAEHRVDLDTPVQRYLPGLLPADYPPITVAQLLNHTSGLPGVDLPNDPQWIVDHRYTVFTPEQVLATALRHPIVFTPGSAQQYTNTGYLVAGLLVEKLTGRPYAEVMRDRVIRPLGLRETSVPGNDPDLPAPYAHGYLAVNGQLVDMTRMNQSIPWAAGEMISTAGDLDTFLTALFRGRLVPAPQLARMFTVPSVKMFGSDQAAYYSQGLMTSTINGVTVWGKTGTRYGYTNGVWATRDLQRRAVYSINSTSKGAEGQPAIVGKIADAITR